The Pantoea trifolii nucleotide sequence CGAGCTGGGCGAGCCGCATCTGGGGCCTGTATGTCGAGCTGATCCGTAATACGCCGTTTGTGGTGCAGCTGTTTTTTATCGTCTTTGGTTTGCCCAATCTGGGTCTGAAACTAACGGCGGGCGAAGCGGCGCTGCTGGCGATGTTGATTAACCTTGGCGCGTACAGCACCGAAATTATTCGCGCCGGGATTCAGGTGACGCCGCGCGGCCAGTGGGAAGCGGGGCGCGTGCTGGGATTGACCCGCACGCAAACCTTTATCCGCGTGGTGCTGCCGCCGTCGCTGCAGCGCATTTATCCGGCGCTGGTCAGCCAATGCATCATTGTGATGCTGGGTTCATCGGTGGTGTCGCAGGTGTCGTACGAAGAGTTGACCTTTGCCGCCAACCTGATTCAGTCGCGCACCTTTTTGAGTTTTGAAGTTTATTTCGTGACCACGCTGATCTATCTGGCGTTGTCGATCGCCATGCGCCAACTGCTGCTGGCGCTGGGACGTAAATGGTTGGGAGCGCAGCCGGCATGATGACGCAATTTACCGACTGGGACATCCTGCGCAACCTGCTGCTGGCAGCGCGCTGGACAATTTTACTCTCGCTGGTGGCGTTTTTTGGCGGCACGCTGGTGACTTTACCGCTGCTGTTTATGCGCCTGTTGAAACGCAAATGGCCGATGCGCCTGGTGCGCGCGTACACCGAGCTGTTTCAGGGCACGCCGCTGCTGATGCAGCTGTTCCTCGCCTTCTTCGGCGTCGGCTTGTTCGGCATCGATGTGGCGCCATGGACCGCCGCCTCGCTGGCCTTAACGCTCTACACCAGCGCGTTTCTGGTGGATATCTGGTACGGCAGTATTCGCGCCCTGCCAAAAGGGCAGTGGGAAGCGTCGCGCTGTCTCGGCCTGACCTTTGGTCAAACGCTGTTTCGCGTGGTGGCGCCGCAGGCGATTCGCATCGCGATCGCGCCGACGGTTGGGTTTGCCGTGCAGGTGATTAAAGGCACCGCGCTGGCTTCGATTATCGGTTTCGTCGAGCTCACCAAAGCCGGCACCATTTTGAATAACGTGACGTATGAGCCGTTCAAGGTGTTTGGCCTGGTGGCGCTCGGTTACTTCCTGATGTGTTATCCGCTGTCGCGTTACAGCCAGTACCTGGAGAAAAAATTCAATGCCGCTCATCACCATTAATCAGGTACAGAAGTACTACGGCGACAACCACGTCTTGAAAGGTGTCGATCTCGATGTCGATCACGGCGAAGTGATCTCGATTATCGGCCGCAGCGGATCGGGCAAAAGCACCTTGCTGCGCTGCATGAACGGGCTGGAAGGCTATCAGGAAGGCAGCATCAAACTCGGCGGCATGACGATTACCGACCGCGAATCGCAGGCGCGTGAAATCAGCCGTTCGGTCGGCATGGTGTTCC carries:
- a CDS encoding amino acid ABC transporter permease yields the protein MAQLNFADLWPHWPELLAGLWVTIQITVLATVGGVSLGILGAALRSGKPSWASRIWGLYVELIRNTPFVVQLFFIVFGLPNLGLKLTAGEAALLAMLINLGAYSTEIIRAGIQVTPRGQWEAGRVLGLTRTQTFIRVVLPPSLQRIYPALVSQCIIVMLGSSVVSQVSYEELTFAANLIQSRTFLSFEVYFVTTLIYLALSIAMRQLLLALGRKWLGAQPA
- a CDS encoding amino acid ABC transporter permease, which codes for MTQFTDWDILRNLLLAARWTILLSLVAFFGGTLVTLPLLFMRLLKRKWPMRLVRAYTELFQGTPLLMQLFLAFFGVGLFGIDVAPWTAASLALTLYTSAFLVDIWYGSIRALPKGQWEASRCLGLTFGQTLFRVVAPQAIRIAIAPTVGFAVQVIKGTALASIIGFVELTKAGTILNNVTYEPFKVFGLVALGYFLMCYPLSRYSQYLEKKFNAAHHH